In Sphingobacterium sp. PCS056, the following proteins share a genomic window:
- a CDS encoding ABC transporter permease, producing MIKSYIKIAVRNLKRNITISLINICGLALGIATCLLISLYITDELSYDRFNNHADRIVRVVFKGKVKGGDLKEAHVMPPVASTMKAELSSDIEETARLRIGGAPLFMVGDKVFHDEHLAYVDAAFFRIFTLPLLKGDHLTALTQPNTAIISETMARKYFNTIDVIGKELPIKENESILKITGVMQDIPKNSHFNFDIFTSIEALEDAKSTSWMTSEYYTYALLKKDAAIRQVETKLATLFDKHVGPQFMAGFGMSYEEYKKTGNKIGLYLQPLTDIHLHSDFVYDLSPSGNIKYLYIFGVIGLFMLLIATINFMNLSTANGSRRFKEVGVRKVLGAGKQKLLIQFFTEGILITYIALLLAVCIVVVALPLFNHFSGKSLGITQLSPFTTIPFLIGFGLLIGLFSSSYPALYLSSYNPLSILRNRLNLSEKGLSLRSGLVVFQFMISVGLIFCTVVVSRQLDYMRHIKLGYDKENVIIIQSWPLGANEKAFAERLAQDSRIMHISHSSYLPAGDSYNNNFFIYPKENPNQWVKTLRYDVDEQYIPAMGMKIKEGRNFSKAYGNDSLSVVINETAAKNLGWKDNIIGRTLTNKDNKVLQVIGVVEDFHFKPLHETIAPLVMVLSDQAGNLIIKTKATNMEKLLATVKKHYQAFPSDLPFDYSFLDERYNQTYQSELKTGQLLTIFAALTIFVACLGLLGLAIFTTNQRKKEIGIRKVIGASVPDIARMLSFEFIRLVVISIIIASPIAWWMMNLWLQDFAYRIDIKWWMFAIAGILAIVIALLTVSSQAIRAALVNPVHSLKDE from the coding sequence ATGATCAAGAGCTACATTAAAATAGCAGTGCGAAACCTAAAGCGGAATATTACTATTTCCTTAATTAATATCTGTGGATTGGCTCTAGGTATCGCCACCTGCTTGCTGATCAGTCTGTATATTACCGATGAGCTCAGTTATGACCGTTTTAATAACCATGCCGACCGTATCGTGCGTGTGGTATTTAAGGGTAAAGTAAAGGGCGGTGATCTCAAAGAAGCACATGTTATGCCTCCTGTAGCATCTACGATGAAGGCTGAATTATCATCAGATATAGAAGAAACTGCTCGTCTGCGAATCGGAGGCGCTCCACTCTTTATGGTGGGAGATAAAGTGTTCCACGACGAACATTTGGCCTATGTCGATGCTGCTTTCTTTCGCATATTTACATTACCGCTTTTAAAGGGCGATCATTTAACGGCTCTAACACAACCAAATACCGCCATCATAAGTGAAACGATGGCTAGAAAATATTTCAATACCATTGATGTGATCGGCAAAGAACTGCCGATCAAAGAAAATGAATCTATTCTAAAAATAACGGGTGTCATGCAAGATATACCCAAAAATTCTCATTTCAATTTTGATATTTTCACTTCTATCGAAGCGCTCGAAGATGCAAAATCCACCTCGTGGATGACTTCTGAATATTATACATATGCCTTATTGAAAAAAGATGCTGCGATCAGACAGGTAGAAACCAAACTTGCTACTCTATTTGATAAGCATGTCGGGCCACAGTTTATGGCGGGTTTCGGAATGAGTTACGAAGAGTATAAAAAGACTGGAAATAAAATCGGACTTTACTTACAACCTTTAACTGACATTCATTTACATTCAGATTTCGTCTATGATTTAAGTCCCTCCGGAAATATCAAATATCTTTATATTTTTGGTGTTATTGGACTCTTTATGTTATTGATCGCTACGATCAATTTTATGAATCTATCTACTGCTAACGGATCCAGAAGATTTAAGGAGGTTGGGGTAAGAAAAGTATTGGGAGCTGGAAAACAAAAACTGTTAATCCAGTTCTTCACGGAAGGTATTTTAATCACGTATATTGCTTTACTTTTAGCTGTTTGTATTGTTGTTGTTGCCCTTCCTTTATTCAATCACTTTTCGGGTAAATCTTTAGGAATAACACAGCTTTCCCCTTTCACCACCATTCCGTTTTTAATTGGTTTTGGCCTACTGATCGGATTATTTTCCAGCAGTTACCCTGCATTATACTTATCATCTTACAACCCCTTATCGATATTAAGGAACAGGCTGAACCTTTCTGAAAAAGGATTGAGCTTAAGAAGTGGCTTGGTTGTCTTTCAATTTATGATTTCTGTTGGATTGATTTTCTGTACAGTGGTCGTGAGCCGTCAGTTGGATTATATGCGCCATATCAAATTGGGATATGATAAAGAAAATGTAATTATCATACAAAGCTGGCCTTTGGGGGCAAATGAAAAAGCATTTGCTGAGCGGCTCGCTCAAGATAGTCGCATCATGCACATCTCTCATTCCTCCTACTTACCGGCTGGTGATAGCTACAATAACAATTTCTTTATCTATCCGAAAGAAAATCCAAATCAGTGGGTGAAAACACTTCGCTATGACGTCGATGAACAATACATTCCTGCAATGGGCATGAAGATCAAAGAGGGACGTAATTTTTCAAAGGCATATGGCAACGACAGTCTTTCGGTAGTGATTAATGAGACAGCAGCTAAAAATCTGGGTTGGAAAGACAACATTATAGGACGGACACTGACCAATAAAGATAATAAGGTGCTGCAGGTTATTGGTGTGGTTGAGGATTTTCATTTCAAACCGTTACATGAGACTATAGCGCCTCTGGTGATGGTATTGAGTGATCAAGCGGGAAATTTGATTATCAAAACAAAAGCGACAAACATGGAAAAATTATTGGCAACAGTAAAAAAACATTACCAAGCATTTCCTTCAGATCTTCCTTTCGATTATTCTTTTCTTGATGAGCGATATAATCAGACGTATCAATCGGAACTTAAAACGGGTCAGCTCTTAACCATTTTTGCAGCCCTGACCATTTTTGTGGCTTGTCTTGGATTATTGGGTTTAGCTATATTCACGACAAACCAACGTAAAAAGGAAATTGGTATTAGAAAAGTAATTGGTGCCAGTGTTCCTGACATTGCACGCATGCTATCTTTTGAATTTATCCGACTGGTAGTCATCTCGATCATCATTGCCTCTCCTATTGCCTGGTGGATGATGAATTTGTGGTTACAGGATTTTGCCTATCGCATTGATATCAAATGGTGGATGTTTGCGATTGCCGGAATTCTGGCTATTGTGATTGCGCTATTGACAGTCAGTTCACAGGCTATACGTGCGGCATTAGTCAACCCTGTCCATAGTTTAAAAGATGAGTAA
- a CDS encoding ABC transporter permease, which produces MIKNYIKIAWRNLWKNKGYSSINIIGLAIGLACCLLIVLYIHDELSYDKYHVNKDRIYRVINSWEEKEQTTRNDVWGVAPIGPALKADFPEVKNVVQFSGVTSISLKNKEKVFQEERVFFMDSTAFDVFSWKVLAGNPKTALTAPYTAVLTASMAKKYFGNENPIGKTLEGGLAAGRANPGLYKVTAVIEDVPSNSHFTFDALLSMSTFKQARSDIFDSWGYVDFYTYVLVSDQFNLPNFNKKIPQFLKKHGASKEDKFNFYLEPMLDAYMHSAAGRQPGVTGSVQNLYIFAIIGLFILFIACVNFMNLATSRSMERAKEVGVRKAIGANHRNLILQFMCESLALVFIAALLALLLVIILLPSMEAFAGKNFAWSSLFNMTTLSIFLAIVTITGIIAASYPAFILARFKPVEVLKGTFKTAAGGQFLRKGLVVFQFGLSIVLIAGTCIVFSQLHHLQHTNLGFQQDQMLVIDYNFDNDVNKNLEAIKNKFKRDKDVIAVSSSRSVPGAFFPNAGTEIESTEGKMTILSPALFEVDIDFIPNMGIEMVAGRAYSRDFPADSAHSLIINEAAAKLWGYSNPQEIIGKHFAQWGKEGQVIGVVKDFNYLSLHNKVEALALRLEPWSSKFITIKLQQGNLPETIARIKKIWTGVAPQIPFNYTFLDQSFRRQYEADYRFQRIFTTFSGFALFIACLGLLGLVTYTAQQRTKEIGIRKVLGSSVFGIIQLLSIDFIKLVIIAICIAIPVAYWAMNKWLNNFAYHIDMQWWMFAIAGVSALVIAFVTVSYQALKAARANPVKSLRDQ; this is translated from the coding sequence ATGATCAAGAACTATATAAAAATCGCTTGGAGAAATCTTTGGAAAAACAAAGGTTATTCTTCCATCAACATCATTGGCCTAGCCATAGGGTTAGCATGCTGCTTATTAATTGTATTATATATTCATGATGAGTTATCTTATGATAAATACCATGTAAACAAAGACCGGATTTACCGTGTGATCAATTCCTGGGAGGAAAAAGAGCAAACCACACGCAATGATGTCTGGGGAGTTGCGCCAATAGGACCTGCTTTAAAAGCAGATTTCCCTGAAGTGAAAAATGTGGTTCAATTTTCTGGAGTGACATCCATTTCTTTAAAGAATAAAGAGAAGGTGTTTCAGGAAGAGCGTGTTTTTTTTATGGACTCAACGGCATTTGACGTTTTTAGCTGGAAAGTATTGGCTGGTAATCCAAAAACAGCCTTGACCGCTCCTTATACTGCTGTTCTAACAGCAAGTATGGCTAAAAAATACTTTGGCAATGAAAACCCGATTGGCAAAACATTGGAAGGGGGACTTGCAGCAGGTCGTGCTAACCCAGGTCTATATAAGGTCACTGCGGTTATTGAAGATGTACCTTCCAATTCTCATTTTACTTTTGATGCTTTATTATCCATGAGTACCTTTAAACAAGCACGTTCAGATATTTTTGACTCTTGGGGGTATGTAGATTTTTATACGTATGTGCTGGTCTCTGATCAATTTAATCTGCCCAATTTCAATAAAAAAATTCCTCAATTTCTTAAAAAGCATGGTGCCTCTAAGGAGGATAAGTTTAACTTCTATCTCGAACCCATGCTAGATGCCTATATGCATTCGGCAGCAGGCAGACAGCCAGGTGTAACGGGCAGTGTACAGAATCTGTATATATTTGCTATCATAGGTCTATTTATACTTTTCATCGCATGTGTCAATTTCATGAATTTGGCTACGTCCCGATCCATGGAAAGAGCAAAAGAGGTTGGTGTCCGCAAAGCAATTGGTGCTAACCATCGCAATTTGATCCTACAATTTATGTGTGAATCTTTAGCTTTAGTTTTTATCGCTGCACTGCTAGCACTGCTATTGGTTATTATACTTCTTCCGTCCATGGAAGCCTTTGCAGGTAAAAATTTTGCATGGAGCAGTCTATTCAATATGACTACACTTAGTATTTTCCTTGCCATTGTAACGATTACTGGTATTATTGCAGCAAGTTATCCTGCATTTATTTTAGCACGTTTTAAACCTGTTGAAGTATTAAAGGGTACATTTAAAACTGCTGCTGGAGGACAATTTTTAAGAAAAGGATTAGTGGTTTTCCAATTCGGCTTGTCCATTGTGCTTATTGCCGGAACCTGTATTGTCTTTTCGCAATTGCATCATCTACAGCATACCAATCTGGGGTTTCAACAAGATCAGATGCTTGTCATTGATTACAATTTTGACAATGATGTCAACAAAAATTTAGAAGCGATTAAAAATAAGTTTAAAAGAGATAAGGACGTCATTGCGGTATCATCATCACGTAGTGTTCCAGGTGCATTTTTTCCTAATGCAGGTACAGAAATAGAATCTACTGAAGGAAAAATGACGATATTGAGTCCAGCTCTCTTTGAAGTAGATATCGATTTTATCCCAAATATGGGTATTGAAATGGTTGCAGGAAGAGCATATTCCCGAGATTTTCCTGCTGACAGTGCACACTCCTTAATTATTAATGAGGCTGCTGCTAAGTTATGGGGTTATAGCAATCCACAAGAGATCATCGGAAAACATTTTGCGCAATGGGGCAAAGAGGGACAAGTGATTGGAGTTGTAAAAGACTTTAACTACCTCTCGCTACACAACAAAGTTGAAGCTCTTGCTTTACGCTTAGAACCTTGGAGCAGCAAATTTATAACGATCAAATTGCAACAAGGAAATCTTCCGGAAACTATTGCCCGTATCAAGAAAATCTGGACTGGTGTCGCTCCTCAAATTCCATTCAATTATACATTTTTGGATCAGAGTTTTAGACGTCAATATGAAGCGGATTATCGATTCCAAAGAATTTTCACCACCTTTTCAGGATTTGCTCTTTTTATAGCATGTTTGGGCCTATTGGGATTGGTAACGTATACCGCACAACAACGAACTAAAGAAATTGGCATCCGTAAAGTTTTAGGATCTAGTGTTTTTGGCATTATACAATTATTATCCATCGATTTTATTAAACTGGTTATTATAGCCATATGTATTGCGATACCTGTCGCCTATTGGGCGATGAACAAGTGGTTGAACAATTTTGCATACCATATTGATATGCAATGGTGGATGTTTGCCATAGCGGGTGTGAGTGCCTTGGTCATTGCTTTTGTGACCGTCAGTTACCAAGCTTTAAAAGCGGCAAGAGCTAATCCTGTAAAAAGTTTGAGGGATCAGTAG
- a CDS encoding ABC transporter permease has product MIKNYIKTAWRSIKNHQFFSILNIIGLAIGICTAVLLFAYVQQELSYDSMFKKGKNIYRVYMQTSPEYNQEKWIALPNAVGPAVKEDLSGVQQMTRLVKNDFGAPASIRAGDHNFIEKNLYLADSSLFSMFDFQFIEGNQETVFHQPKSIAISQSTKEKMFGSQSALNQMICVNQRDTFQVSAVYLDLPKNSTIDCEMISNIMDSWMGKNVYWSNASYETYIHLKDGTDPRDIAQQATKLIDKYVEKDNRFFTAFFLQPLPKVHLYSSDLKTGPTTRTGDIQTIRTLSVLAFLIIIIACVNYMNLATAKSQKNSKEVGINKVLGASRKQIIIRFYIETATISLIAMAIGIFLAILLLPLFNAISQNDIAISQILNWQNVSPVFIAWLSITLIAGSYPALYLSQIKSITLMKKGDNNGTKKVLTRQLLVLFQFATSITLIIGIIIMLLQMNFVKNKDLGYQPQSVLSIPIRSIKGLDKINALSHAIGNIPATKSSTYAQSIPGYNESGKTVYKFLTDKQGLPTQTAVTFGPIIETLGLQLLAGSDLPSIIGKPDSTCYVLINEVILHFLGYRTPEEAIGKPIITEMSATNSIIRGVVRDFNYSNLKSSIGGYTYYTMNKSPESPRNLLIRYQAGDLQAYLLELKKAYSSIAPEAAFDFTFLDQYIQSQYEHETRSSKVMTVFSMLTLFIACLGLLGLAAYTAELRSKEIGIRKVLGASTIGILNLLSSSYLKIILLAFLIASPIAYYLFNNWLNDFIYRIEMPIWAFVTALFTVIIMALMTIGYQTLKAAFGNPIKSLRDE; this is encoded by the coding sequence ATGATAAAGAATTATATCAAAACAGCTTGGCGAAGTATTAAGAATCATCAATTTTTCAGCATTCTCAATATCATTGGATTAGCAATTGGTATCTGCACTGCCGTTTTATTATTTGCTTATGTTCAACAAGAATTGAGCTATGATTCTATGTTCAAGAAGGGCAAAAACATTTACCGTGTCTATATGCAAACTTCTCCAGAATATAATCAGGAAAAATGGATTGCTTTACCAAATGCCGTAGGTCCTGCTGTAAAAGAGGATTTATCGGGCGTACAACAAATGACACGTTTGGTGAAAAATGATTTTGGCGCCCCTGCTTCTATCCGCGCAGGAGATCATAATTTTATTGAGAAAAATTTGTACCTAGCAGATTCTTCTCTTTTCTCCATGTTTGATTTTCAGTTTATTGAGGGAAATCAAGAGACGGTATTTCATCAACCTAAAAGTATTGCGATATCTCAATCTACCAAGGAAAAAATGTTTGGAAGCCAATCTGCTTTAAATCAAATGATTTGTGTAAATCAAAGAGATACATTTCAAGTGAGTGCTGTATATCTAGACTTGCCAAAAAATAGCACAATTGATTGTGAGATGATTTCTAATATCATGGACTCTTGGATGGGTAAAAATGTATATTGGAGTAACGCGAGTTATGAAACCTATATCCACTTGAAAGATGGTACAGATCCTCGTGATATTGCCCAACAGGCTACGAAGTTGATCGATAAGTATGTTGAAAAAGATAACCGTTTTTTTACAGCATTTTTTTTACAGCCCTTACCAAAAGTGCATCTATATTCATCAGATCTAAAAACTGGACCAACTACGCGTACTGGAGATATTCAAACGATCAGAACCCTCTCTGTCCTCGCTTTCTTGATTATTATAATTGCCTGTGTGAATTATATGAATTTAGCAACTGCTAAATCTCAAAAAAACAGTAAGGAAGTGGGCATCAATAAGGTTTTAGGGGCTAGTCGAAAACAAATCATCATTCGATTTTATATTGAAACCGCAACCATCAGCCTAATTGCAATGGCGATCGGAATATTTTTAGCCATTTTATTATTACCACTATTCAATGCCATCAGTCAAAACGATATTGCTATTTCTCAAATACTCAATTGGCAAAATGTAAGCCCTGTGTTTATAGCTTGGTTAAGTATTACCTTGATAGCTGGAAGTTATCCTGCTCTCTATCTGTCCCAAATTAAATCCATTACTTTAATGAAAAAAGGTGATAATAATGGAACAAAAAAAGTATTAACAAGACAGCTATTGGTTCTGTTTCAATTTGCGACATCTATTACCCTCATCATTGGCATCATCATTATGCTTTTACAAATGAACTTTGTCAAAAATAAAGATTTGGGTTATCAGCCTCAAAGTGTGTTATCGATCCCTATTCGATCCATAAAAGGTTTGGATAAAATCAATGCACTTAGCCATGCGATAGGAAATATTCCTGCTACTAAATCTTCCACTTACGCACAATCCATTCCAGGTTATAATGAAAGTGGTAAGACCGTATATAAATTTCTAACGGACAAACAGGGCTTACCTACACAAACAGCCGTTACATTCGGACCAATTATTGAAACACTAGGCTTGCAGTTATTAGCTGGTTCAGATTTACCGAGTATTATTGGTAAACCAGATTCGACTTGTTACGTGTTGATAAATGAAGTAATTCTTCATTTTTTAGGATATCGAACACCTGAAGAAGCTATTGGGAAACCCATCATCACAGAAATGAGTGCTACAAATTCCATTATCAGAGGAGTTGTAAGAGATTTCAATTATTCAAATTTAAAATCATCAATTGGTGGCTACACCTATTACACGATGAATAAATCACCTGAATCTCCGAGAAATTTACTCATTCGATATCAAGCAGGAGATCTGCAGGCGTATTTGTTGGAACTCAAAAAAGCGTATTCTTCTATTGCTCCAGAAGCTGCATTCGATTTCACTTTCTTAGATCAATATATCCAAAGTCAATATGAGCATGAAACACGTTCTTCTAAAGTTATGACCGTATTTTCCATGTTGACATTGTTTATTGCTTGTCTTGGTCTTTTAGGTTTAGCGGCATATACTGCAGAACTCCGGAGTAAGGAAATCGGAATACGGAAAGTACTAGGTGCAAGTACGATAGGAATTTTAAACTTGCTTTCATCAAGCTATCTAAAAATCATTTTATTGGCATTTTTAATTGCTAGTCCTATTGCTTATTATCTTTTTAATAATTGGCTTAATGATTTCATCTATCGTATTGAAATGCCCATATGGGCATTTGTAACCGCTTTATTTACGGTTATAATCATGGCACTGATGACTATTGGCTATCAAACATTAAAAGCTGCTTTTGGAAACCCCATTAAAAGTCTAAGAGATGAGTAA
- a CDS encoding ABC transporter permease: MMIKNYIKIAWRSIFSNKFYTCINILGLSAGLVVGIFLILWIQDELSFDRFHKNERMIYKIGIEGGTGITKKIFESIIAPVGTFAKKEIPEVKDAVRIFKIGDGPIKYKEKTFIEKSFAFVDPSYFYVFSFPLIKGNQKLPFPDNNSIVITASTARRYFGNENPIGKTLTIGLDELCMVSGVIADYPENSSLQIQVLLPLSRFNEQAYVKNKTTYDNKTYLSSMDMDWSSFSFETYLLLSPHANLTALTKKLQQIHERNKPEDTPVPYVAQPLSKVHLYRIDGTDGGIGAVHIFMGVALMIITIASINYINLSTARSLNRAKEVGIRKIIGAGKKELFFQFIIETTLLFLFAVTIAIAVVFMFLPIFNTFSGKQISLDLSNIHLWMYIFILLVGTLILVSIYPAMLLSTFDPIKVLKGNLGMKKSSSRKVLVVLQFTVSIVLITMTIVIGRQLEFIRNKNLGYEKKHIFTVPMGSKMGEHFDAIRNELLKNGGINDVIRLGRDMIHGGDATGDNDWEGKPAKSNLWFSITHSDQHTLDFFKIKLVEGRNFTGSLADSTHFIINETAVREMGLKNPIGTRLRIRTVPGTIIGVVNDFNYASVRQKIEPIVFKFNPKNSRQLYIKTKENETVAAINAMEKIWKQYYNDMPFTYNFLDDSYQKLYTSEQKQGTIFNFFAAITILISCLGLLGLCTYTAQVKTKEIGIRKVLGATVFQIIRMLNKEFFILVIIANIIAVPLALYCATDWLQGFAFRTTLPISIFLFSGILTLLITALTVSFQSIKAAIINPANSLRNE; the protein is encoded by the coding sequence ATGATGATAAAGAATTATATCAAAATCGCATGGCGGAGTATTTTCTCTAACAAATTTTATACGTGCATTAATATTTTAGGATTGTCTGCGGGATTAGTCGTAGGCATATTTCTGATCCTCTGGATACAAGATGAACTATCCTTTGACCGATTTCATAAAAATGAGCGCATGATTTATAAAATTGGTATTGAGGGTGGAACTGGAATAACAAAAAAAATATTTGAGAGTATCATTGCTCCTGTTGGTACTTTTGCGAAAAAAGAGATTCCAGAAGTAAAAGATGCTGTACGTATATTCAAAATCGGTGACGGCCCCATCAAGTATAAAGAAAAGACATTTATCGAAAAAAGCTTTGCTTTTGTAGACCCAAGTTATTTTTATGTGTTTAGCTTTCCTTTAATAAAAGGCAATCAAAAGTTGCCTTTTCCGGACAACAATTCAATTGTCATCACAGCAAGTACTGCCCGTCGTTATTTTGGTAATGAAAACCCCATAGGTAAAACTTTGACGATAGGTCTAGATGAACTTTGTATGGTATCTGGTGTTATCGCAGACTATCCTGAGAATTCAAGTTTACAAATACAGGTACTTCTTCCCCTTTCGAGGTTTAATGAGCAAGCCTATGTAAAAAACAAAACCACTTATGACAACAAAACATATTTGTCATCTATGGATATGGATTGGTCTAGTTTTTCCTTTGAAACTTATCTGCTGTTAAGTCCTCACGCGAACCTCACTGCTTTAACCAAAAAGTTGCAGCAGATACATGAACGCAATAAACCAGAAGATACTCCTGTACCTTATGTCGCACAACCATTGTCTAAAGTTCATTTGTACCGTATTGATGGTACTGATGGGGGTATCGGTGCTGTACATATTTTTATGGGTGTCGCGCTAATGATTATAACAATAGCGAGTATTAATTACATTAATCTTTCAACTGCACGTTCTTTAAATAGGGCCAAAGAGGTTGGGATTCGAAAAATTATTGGAGCTGGCAAAAAAGAACTTTTCTTTCAATTTATCATAGAAACTACGTTATTATTTCTTTTTGCAGTAACCATTGCAATAGCTGTTGTTTTCATGTTCTTGCCCATTTTTAATACCTTCTCTGGTAAACAAATATCTCTGGATCTATCTAATATTCATTTATGGATGTACATTTTTATCTTGCTTGTTGGAACATTAATCTTAGTTAGCATCTATCCAGCCATGCTACTATCAACTTTTGATCCGATCAAAGTCTTAAAAGGTAACCTGGGCATGAAAAAATCAAGTTCAAGAAAAGTATTGGTTGTATTACAGTTTACAGTTTCTATTGTTCTGATAACCATGACAATTGTGATTGGGCGTCAACTAGAGTTTATACGAAACAAAAATCTCGGTTACGAAAAAAAACATATCTTCACGGTTCCTATGGGATCAAAAATGGGCGAACATTTTGATGCTATCCGAAATGAATTGTTAAAAAATGGAGGCATAAATGATGTGATCCGACTTGGTCGTGATATGATCCACGGCGGTGATGCTACTGGAGATAACGATTGGGAAGGAAAACCTGCAAAGTCAAACTTATGGTTTAGTATCACCCATTCAGACCAACATACACTCGATTTCTTTAAGATAAAACTAGTAGAGGGACGAAATTTCACGGGTTCATTAGCAGACTCTACCCATTTTATCATCAATGAAACAGCTGTCAGAGAGATGGGTTTAAAAAATCCTATTGGCACTCGTTTGAGAATCAGAACTGTGCCTGGAACTATTATTGGTGTCGTGAATGATTTTAATTATGCTAGTGTACGTCAGAAGATTGAACCTATCGTCTTTAAGTTTAATCCCAAGAATTCTCGGCAGCTTTATATAAAAACGAAAGAGAATGAAACTGTTGCTGCTATAAATGCTATGGAAAAAATTTGGAAGCAATACTATAATGATATGCCTTTCACTTACAATTTTCTAGATGATAGTTATCAAAAACTATACACAAGTGAACAAAAGCAGGGTACCATATTTAATTTTTTTGCTGCCATAACCATATTAATCTCTTGCTTAGGTCTTTTAGGTTTATGTACGTACACGGCGCAGGTAAAAACAAAAGAAATTGGTATTAGAAAGGTGCTCGGCGCGACTGTTTTCCAGATTATACGGATGCTTAATAAGGAGTTTTTCATCTTAGTAATTATAGCGAATATTATTGCAGTTCCTCTTGCTTTATATTGTGCTACCGACTGGCTCCAAGGGTTTGCTTTTAGAACAACTCTACCAATATCGATATTTTTATTTTCAGGAATTCTGACATTGCTCATCACGGCACTTACTGTGAGCTTTCAATCTATTAAAGCTGCTATTATCAATCCTGCAAATAGTTTAAGAAACGAATAA